A window from Neobacillus sp. PS3-40 encodes these proteins:
- the sufB gene encoding Fe-S cluster assembly protein SufB: MAKKMPEIGDYKYGFSDKDVSIFRSKRGLTREIVEEISKMKKEPQWMLDFRLKSLDHFYSMPMPQWGGDMASLNFDEITYYVKPSEKSEKNWDEVPEEIKATFDKLGIPEAEQKYLAGVSAQYESEVVYHNMKVELEELGIVFKDTDSALRENEDIFREHFGKTIPPTDNKFSALNSAVWSGGSFIYVPKGVKVDTPLQAYFRINSENMGQFERTLIIVDEGAHVHYVEGCTAPVYTTNSLHSAVVEIIIKKGGYCRYTTIQNWANNVYNLVTKRAVCEANATMEWIDGNIGSKLTMKYPAVILKGEGARGMTLSIAIAGNGQHQDAGAKMVHLAPNTSSTIVSKSISKHGGKVTYRGLVHFGRKADGARSNIECDTLIMDNKSTSDTIPYNEILNDNISLEHEAKVSKVSEEQLFYLMSRGISETEATEMIVMGFIEPFTKELPMEYAVEMNRLIKFEMEGSIG, translated from the coding sequence ATGGCGAAAAAAATGCCGGAAATCGGTGATTATAAATATGGATTTTCCGATAAAGACGTTTCCATTTTCCGATCAAAACGCGGTTTGACACGTGAAATCGTTGAAGAAATTTCAAAAATGAAAAAAGAGCCGCAGTGGATGCTTGATTTTCGTTTAAAATCATTGGATCATTTCTATAGTATGCCAATGCCACAATGGGGCGGCGATATGGCATCATTAAATTTCGATGAAATTACTTATTATGTCAAGCCGTCTGAAAAATCTGAGAAAAATTGGGATGAAGTCCCTGAAGAGATTAAAGCGACATTTGATAAGCTTGGGATTCCAGAAGCTGAGCAAAAATATCTTGCTGGTGTTTCTGCCCAGTACGAATCAGAGGTTGTTTACCATAATATGAAGGTGGAACTTGAAGAATTAGGTATCGTATTTAAAGATACGGATTCTGCCCTAAGAGAAAATGAAGATATTTTCCGTGAACACTTTGGAAAAACAATTCCACCAACTGATAACAAGTTCTCTGCACTAAATTCTGCAGTATGGTCTGGTGGTTCATTCATTTATGTTCCAAAAGGAGTTAAAGTGGATACTCCATTACAGGCGTATTTCCGTATTAACTCTGAAAATATGGGACAATTTGAACGGACATTAATTATTGTTGATGAAGGCGCACACGTTCATTATGTAGAAGGATGTACGGCTCCTGTTTATACAACGAACTCTCTACATAGTGCCGTTGTTGAAATTATCATTAAAAAGGGTGGCTACTGCCGCTACACAACAATTCAAAACTGGGCAAATAATGTCTACAATCTTGTTACCAAACGTGCAGTTTGTGAAGCAAACGCAACAATGGAATGGATTGATGGAAATATTGGTTCAAAATTAACGATGAAGTATCCTGCCGTAATTTTAAAAGGTGAAGGTGCTCGTGGTATGACTTTATCGATTGCAATTGCAGGCAATGGTCAACATCAGGATGCAGGAGCAAAAATGGTTCATTTGGCTCCAAATACTTCATCCACAATTGTCTCAAAATCAATCTCCAAACATGGTGGTAAAGTAACGTACCGTGGATTGGTGCATTTTGGACGAAAAGCGGACGGGGCACGTTCAAACATCGAATGTGATACGCTCATCATGGATAATAAATCTACATCAGATACGATTCCGTATAATGAAATCTTAAATGATAATATTTCGCTTGAACATGAAGCAAAGGTTTCTAAAGTGTCAGAAGAGCAGCTCTTCTATTTGATGAGCCGTGGTATTTCTGAAACTGAAGCAACAGAAATGATTGTTATGGGCTTTATTGAGCCATTTACAAAAGAATTGCCAATGGAATATGCTGTTGAAATGAACCGCCTGATCAAGTTCGAGATGGAAGGTTCCATCGGTTAA
- the sufU gene encoding Fe-S cluster assembly sulfur transfer protein SufU has translation MSSNNLDMLYRRVIMDHYKNPRNKGILEDGSLTVNMNNPTCGDRIQLTMNVKDGVVTDAKFEGEGCSISMSSASMMTQAIKGKNVEDAIKLSKVFSDMMQGNEYDDDLDLGDIEALQGVSKFPARIKCATLAWKAMEKGLKEEE, from the coding sequence ATGTCTTCTAATAATTTAGATATGCTCTACCGTCGGGTTATTATGGATCATTATAAAAATCCCCGCAATAAAGGGATTTTAGAAGATGGTAGTCTAACTGTGAATATGAATAACCCCACTTGTGGTGACCGCATTCAATTGACGATGAACGTCAAAGATGGAGTGGTAACGGATGCAAAGTTTGAGGGGGAAGGTTGTTCGATTTCGATGTCATCTGCTTCAATGATGACCCAAGCAATAAAAGGGAAAAATGTGGAAGATGCCATAAAGCTTTCGAAGGTTTTTTCTGATATGATGCAGGGTAATGAGTATGACGACGACTTGGACTTAGGCGATATTGAGGCACTTCAGGGTGTTTCTAAATTCCCAGCCAGAATAAAGTGTGCCACATTGGCATGGAAGGCAATGGAAAAAGGGCTGAAGGAAGAGGAATAA
- a CDS encoding cysteine desulfurase: MDIKDIRQLFPILNQEVNGQPLVYLDSSATSQKPIQVIEALENYYRLDNSNVHRGVHTLGTRATDAFEGAREKVRKFINAKSTQEVIFTRGTTTSLNTIAVSYGVATLKEGDEIVITYMEHHSNIIPWQQVAKRTGATLKYIPLQEDGSISLEDARATITSNTKIVSIMQVSNVLGVINPVKEIAKIAHENGAVMVVDGAQSTPHMKIDVQDLDCDFLAFSGHKMCGPTGIGVLYGKKHLLEKMEPVEFGGEMIDFVQLYESTWKELPWKFEAGTPIIAGAIGLGAAIDFLNEIGLDTIADHEHQLSAYAFDKLSVVEGMTIYGPKDPASRAGLITFNIDDVHPHDVATVLDAEGIAVRAGHHCAQPLMKWLKVSATARASFYLYNTEEDIDKLVRGLIKTKEYFSDVF, translated from the coding sequence ATGGATATAAAAGATATTCGTCAACTATTCCCAATCCTTAACCAGGAAGTGAATGGACAACCACTTGTCTATCTTGATAGTTCAGCAACATCTCAAAAGCCTATCCAAGTCATTGAAGCATTAGAAAATTATTACCGACTAGATAATTCAAACGTCCATCGTGGTGTTCATACGTTAGGAACTAGAGCAACCGATGCCTTTGAAGGTGCACGTGAAAAAGTTCGTAAATTTATCAATGCAAAATCTACACAAGAAGTTATTTTTACAAGAGGAACGACGACTTCTTTAAATACGATAGCGGTAAGCTATGGAGTAGCAACTTTAAAAGAAGGTGATGAAATTGTTATCACCTATATGGAGCACCATAGTAATATCATTCCGTGGCAACAAGTTGCGAAACGGACTGGTGCTACATTGAAATACATTCCACTCCAAGAGGATGGATCAATTTCGCTTGAAGATGCTCGTGCTACGATCACCTCCAATACAAAAATTGTTTCAATCATGCAGGTTTCTAACGTGCTTGGTGTGATCAATCCTGTCAAAGAAATTGCGAAAATTGCCCATGAAAATGGAGCTGTGATGGTTGTTGACGGTGCACAAAGTACGCCACATATGAAAATTGACGTACAAGACTTAGATTGTGATTTCCTTGCTTTCTCTGGACATAAAATGTGTGGACCAACTGGAATTGGTGTTTTATATGGAAAAAAACATCTTCTTGAAAAGATGGAACCGGTTGAATTTGGTGGAGAAATGATTGATTTTGTACAATTATACGAGTCAACCTGGAAAGAACTTCCTTGGAAATTTGAAGCTGGTACACCTATCATTGCCGGAGCAATTGGCCTTGGTGCTGCTATCGACTTTTTAAATGAGATAGGCTTAGATACGATTGCTGATCATGAACACCAGCTTTCTGCCTATGCATTTGATAAACTTTCAGTAGTTGAAGGAATGACCATTTATGGTCCAAAAGATCCTGCTAGTCGGGCAGGACTAATTACATTTAATATCGATGATGTTCACCCACATGATGTAGCAACTGTACTAGATGCAGAGGGAATTGCCGTAAGGGCAGGTCATCATTGTGCACAGCCGCTGATGAAATGGCTAAAAGTTTCAGCAACAGCTAGAGCTAGCTTTTACCTTTACAATACAGAAGAGGATATTGATAAGCTTGTACGTGGGCTTATCAAAACGAAGGAGTATTTTAGCGATGTCTTCTAA
- the sufD gene encoding Fe-S cluster assembly protein SufD, with protein MTTETKLPFNVDFVSSFSKEMGEPAWLEAFRLKALSNVDTLPLPRPDKTKIDKWNFTQINSHIVKSEVFASLAQLPTEIEALIDIEAENKNLYIQRNQTPAFLTLSEDLKEKGVIFTDIFTAAREHGDLLQKYLMTQVTNADEHRLTALNAALLNGGAFLYVPKNVEVKQPIQAIYIHDNAETNLFNHVIVVAEENSAVTYVENYISTVESTNNVFNIITEVIASANAKVKYGAVDTLAKGITTYVNRRGICAKDARIEWALGLMNDGNTISDNTTNLLGDGSFGDTKTVVVGRGDQIQNFTTKVVHYGRYTEGYILKHGVMKDSATSIFNGIGKIEHGAIKSNANQESHVLMLSEKARGDANPMLLIDEDDVMAGHATTIGRVDPVQLYYLMSRGIRKEEAERLIIHGFLAPVVNQLPIEGVKKQLTEVIERKVR; from the coding sequence ATGACAACGGAAACGAAACTACCATTTAATGTGGATTTTGTTAGCTCCTTTTCGAAGGAAATGGGCGAACCAGCTTGGCTTGAAGCATTCCGCCTAAAAGCTTTAAGCAATGTAGATACATTGCCACTACCAAGACCAGATAAAACGAAAATTGATAAATGGAACTTTACTCAAATTAACAGCCATATTGTCAAAAGTGAAGTGTTTGCTTCACTTGCACAATTGCCAACAGAAATAGAGGCATTAATTGATATAGAGGCTGAAAATAAAAATTTATATATCCAACGAAATCAAACACCCGCCTTTTTAACTTTGTCTGAAGACTTAAAAGAAAAAGGTGTCATTTTTACAGACATTTTTACAGCTGCTCGCGAACATGGTGATCTACTTCAAAAATACTTGATGACTCAAGTGACCAACGCTGATGAGCATCGATTAACAGCGCTAAATGCAGCACTTCTAAACGGAGGAGCATTTTTATATGTTCCAAAGAATGTCGAAGTTAAACAGCCTATTCAAGCTATTTATATCCATGATAATGCAGAAACAAACCTATTTAATCATGTAATTGTTGTTGCTGAAGAAAATAGTGCTGTCACATATGTGGAAAATTATATTTCAACTGTAGAGTCTACAAATAACGTATTCAATATCATAACTGAGGTAATTGCAAGTGCTAATGCAAAGGTTAAGTACGGTGCAGTTGACACGCTTGCAAAAGGTATTACCACTTATGTAAACCGCCGTGGAATTTGTGCAAAAGACGCTCGAATTGAATGGGCTTTAGGCCTCATGAATGATGGAAACACGATCTCGGATAATACAACCAATCTTCTTGGCGACGGATCATTTGGGGATACGAAAACAGTTGTAGTGGGTCGTGGCGATCAAATACAAAACTTTACGACAAAAGTTGTCCATTATGGTAGGTACACAGAAGGTTACATTTTGAAGCATGGTGTAATGAAAGACAGCGCTACCTCTATTTTTAATGGAATTGGTAAAATTGAACATGGTGCAATAAAATCAAATGCAAACCAAGAATCACATGTATTAATGCTTAGTGAAAAAGCCCGTGGGGATGCCAACCCAATGCTGTTAATCGATGAAGACGATGTAATGGCAGGCCATGCTACAACTATAGGTCGAGTTGATCCTGTACAGCTTTACTACTTGATGAGTCGTGGTATTCGAAAAGAAGAGGCAGAACGCCTTATCATCCATGGTTTCCTTGCGCCAGTAGTTAACCAACTTCCTATTGAAGGTGTTAAAAAGCAATTAACCGAAGTGATCGAAAGGAAAGTTCGCTAA
- the sufC gene encoding Fe-S cluster assembly ATPase SufC codes for MAGSTLTIKDLHVAIDGKEILKGVNLEIKGGEIHAIMGPNGTGKSTLSSAIMGHPKYEVTSGSITLDGENVLEMAVDERARAGLFLAMQYPSEINGVTNADFLRSAINSRLGEGNEISLMKFIRQMDAKMEYLEMDLDMAQRYLNEGFSGGEKKRNEILQLMLLKPRIAILDEIDSGLDIDALKVVSKGINEMRGEDFGCMVITHYQRLLDYITPDYVHVMMQGRVVKSGGSELVQRLEAEGYDWIKQELGIEDETVGQEG; via the coding sequence ATGGCTGGTTCAACATTGACGATTAAGGATCTTCATGTGGCAATTGATGGGAAAGAAATTTTAAAGGGTGTAAACCTTGAAATAAAGGGTGGAGAAATCCATGCAATAATGGGGCCAAATGGTACTGGTAAATCTACTTTATCTTCTGCGATTATGGGTCATCCAAAATATGAAGTAACAAGCGGAAGCATTACCTTAGATGGAGAGAATGTATTAGAAATGGCTGTTGACGAGCGAGCAAGAGCTGGCCTATTTTTAGCTATGCAATACCCTAGTGAAATTAATGGGGTAACAAATGCCGACTTTTTACGTTCAGCCATAAATAGCCGTCTAGGAGAAGGCAATGAAATTTCTCTTATGAAATTTATCCGTCAAATGGATGCAAAAATGGAATATCTTGAAATGGATCTTGATATGGCACAACGATATCTGAATGAAGGCTTCTCTGGTGGCGAGAAAAAACGCAATGAAATTCTACAACTTATGTTATTAAAGCCAAGGATTGCTATTTTGGATGAGATTGACTCTGGATTAGATATTGATGCGTTGAAAGTTGTATCGAAGGGTATTAACGAAATGCGCGGTGAAGACTTTGGCTGCATGGTCATAACACACTATCAACGCCTTCTTGATTATATTACTCCTGACTATGTTCATGTAATGATGCAAGGTCGAGTTGTTAAGTCTGGTGGATCTGAACTTGTACAACGTTTAGAAGCAGAAGGATATGACTGGATCAAGCAAGAACTTGGAATTGAAGATGAAACAGTAGGGCAAGAAGGATAA
- the metQ gene encoding methionine ABC transporter substrate-binding lipoprotein MetQ produces MKRWLGVILSLSLAFVLAACGSSNDKSDGGKKDGLTKLVVGASNVPHAEILEEAKPILKDKGIDLVIKKFQDYVLPNKALESKELDANYFQHIPYLKSQIKENGYDFVNAGGIHIEPIGVYSKKYHNLKDLPKGAHLIMSNSVADHGRLLSLLEKEGLIKLKEGIDKTTATLNDVVENSKNLKFDTKYEASLLPQIYNNGEGDAVLINSNYAIDAGLNPIKDSIAIEDKNSPYVNIIAVRKGDENKKEIKTLVEVLHSKKIQDFILEKYKGAVVPVSE; encoded by the coding sequence ATGAAAAGATGGTTAGGGGTTATTTTATCATTATCACTTGCATTTGTATTAGCAGCTTGTGGAAGTTCTAATGACAAGTCTGATGGAGGCAAAAAAGACGGGTTAACAAAATTAGTGGTTGGTGCATCCAATGTCCCACATGCTGAAATTTTGGAAGAAGCAAAGCCAATTTTAAAAGATAAAGGAATCGACCTAGTCATTAAGAAATTCCAAGATTATGTTTTGCCTAACAAAGCTTTAGAATCAAAGGAATTAGATGCAAACTATTTCCAACATATCCCTTATTTAAAATCACAAATTAAAGAAAATGGATATGATTTTGTAAATGCAGGCGGTATCCATATTGAGCCAATTGGTGTTTATTCTAAAAAATATCACAATTTAAAGGACCTTCCTAAAGGTGCACATTTGATTATGAGCAACTCTGTAGCTGACCATGGACGTTTATTATCATTGCTTGAAAAAGAAGGTTTAATTAAGTTAAAAGAAGGTATCGACAAAACGACTGCAACACTTAATGATGTAGTTGAAAATTCCAAAAACCTTAAGTTTGATACTAAATATGAAGCTTCCCTTTTACCACAAATTTATAACAATGGTGAAGGCGATGCCGTATTAATTAACTCTAACTACGCTATTGATGCAGGTTTAAATCCAATTAAAGACTCAATTGCAATTGAAGATAAGAATTCACCATATGTAAATATTATTGCCGTTCGTAAGGGTGACGAAAACAAAAAGGAAATCAAAACGCTTGTAGAAGTACTTCATTCTAAAAAAATTCAAGATTTCATTCTTGAAAAATACAAAGGTGCAGTAGTACCAGTTTCTGAATAA
- a CDS encoding methionine ABC transporter permease, with amino-acid sequence MWEATKETLYMTGISVLSTFIIGTLLGLLLFLTTKGNLWENRPINTVISAVVNVFRSIPFIILIVLLIPFTKFLVHTMIGENAALPALIIGAAPFYARMVEIGLREIDKGVIEAAKSMGATTGTIIWKVLLPESMPALVSGITVTAIALVGYTAMAGVIGAGGLGDLAYLEGFQRNQGDVTLIATIIILIIVFVLQFIGDFITSKLDKR; translated from the coding sequence ATGTGGGAGGCAACAAAGGAAACCTTATATATGACAGGGATTTCTGTTCTTTCTACCTTTATTATAGGAACTTTACTTGGTTTATTATTATTCCTTACTACTAAAGGGAATTTGTGGGAAAACAGACCAATTAATACTGTTATAAGTGCTGTAGTAAATGTATTTAGGTCCATTCCATTTATTATCCTAATTGTTTTATTAATACCATTCACAAAATTCTTAGTCCACACAATGATTGGTGAAAATGCAGCACTCCCTGCACTTATTATTGGGGCAGCACCATTTTATGCTCGGATGGTTGAGATTGGTCTTAGAGAAATAGACAAAGGAGTTATTGAAGCAGCTAAGTCGATGGGTGCAACAACGGGTACTATTATATGGAAGGTTTTGCTTCCAGAATCCATGCCCGCTCTTGTTTCGGGAATTACCGTGACAGCCATTGCCCTTGTTGGTTATACAGCGATGGCAGGTGTTATTGGCGCAGGTGGACTCGGGGACCTTGCCTACCTTGAAGGGTTTCAAAGAAATCAAGGCGATGTAACGTTAATTGCGACAATTATTATTTTAATTATTGTATTTGTTCTTCAGTTTATTGGTGATTTTATCACTTCAAAATTAGATAAAAGATAA
- a CDS encoding methionine ABC transporter ATP-binding protein produces MISIQNVRKIFPSKQGQLKAVDDVNLEIEEGEIFGVIGYSGAGKSTLIRMLNGLELPTEGSVTVAGRVVSKIKGSELRKARQQISMIFQHFNLLWSRTVSENISFPLEIAGIKGIERQKRVNELIKLVGLEGRENAYPAQLSGGQKQRVGIARALANNPKVLLCDEATSALDPQTTDSILDLLVDINKRLGLTIVLITHEMHVIRKISHRVAVMENGKIVELGPVLDVFKNPQQPITKRFVQQVTEPEETKETVDHLVERYHSGQIVQLTFIGEAAEQPVITSLIRNFNVSVNILQGKISQTQNGSYGTLFIHLDGDTEEGNKAVEFLRSQQVGVEVVTSE; encoded by the coding sequence ATGATTTCTATACAAAATGTTCGAAAGATCTTTCCTTCAAAGCAAGGTCAATTAAAAGCAGTTGACGATGTTAATTTAGAAATAGAAGAAGGTGAGATATTCGGAGTTATTGGATATAGTGGTGCTGGAAAAAGCACACTAATAAGAATGCTCAATGGATTAGAACTTCCAACCGAAGGTTCTGTTACAGTAGCCGGGAGGGTTGTTTCTAAAATTAAAGGAAGCGAGCTTAGGAAAGCGCGCCAACAAATAAGTATGATCTTTCAGCACTTTAACCTTTTATGGTCCCGAACAGTAAGTGAAAATATTTCTTTTCCATTAGAGATCGCTGGAATTAAAGGAATTGAAAGACAAAAAAGGGTAAATGAATTAATTAAGCTCGTTGGTCTTGAAGGAAGAGAAAATGCCTATCCCGCGCAATTGAGTGGCGGCCAAAAGCAACGAGTTGGTATTGCTCGTGCTCTCGCAAATAACCCGAAAGTGTTACTTTGCGATGAAGCTACTTCAGCCCTAGATCCACAAACAACTGATTCAATATTGGATTTATTGGTTGATATAAACAAAAGGTTAGGATTAACGATTGTGTTAATCACACATGAAATGCATGTTATTCGAAAAATTTCTCATCGGGTTGCAGTAATGGAGAATGGGAAAATTGTTGAGCTTGGCCCAGTATTGGATGTCTTTAAAAATCCACAGCAGCCGATTACCAAAAGATTCGTGCAACAGGTAACTGAGCCGGAAGAAACAAAAGAAACAGTCGATCATTTAGTTGAACGATACCATTCAGGTCAGATTGTCCAGTTAACCTTTATTGGTGAAGCCGCAGAGCAACCAGTAATTACAAGTCTTATCCGTAATTTTAATGTTTCGGTGAATATTTTACAGGGGAAGATTTCCCAAACGCAAAATGGTTCATATGGTACCCTCTTTATTCATCTTGATGGCGATACGGAAGAAGGAAATAAGGCAGTCGAATTTCTTCGTTCGCAGCAGGTAGGGGTGGAGGTGGTTACAAGTGAATAA